The genomic interval TCGGCGGGTGGAGCATCGTGGTACGTCTATGGATCGATTACGAGAGTTTTTAATCTGCAACGCTTAACAAATGTCAATTTACTTCTTGGAACAGGATCGAAAAATTTGCCAATCTTATTGACCTCATTATTTCCAAATATCTCCGACGCCCCGGTCCGCTTGCAAGGAAAGGCTTTGAACCATGTTTTCGAAAGCCCAAAGGAGATTGTTCAAAGCATCAAGAAGTACTACGTGAACGAGGTTAGTATTGTTTAACTTTTTCGGTCCATACTGTCGCGTATAGATTGTTTCTAACGATTTCGCCCTACATAGACGCTGCGCCAAATCTATAAGATCATAGGTGCCCTTGATTTCGTTGGAAATCCCGCAATGCTTTTCACATCGTTTTTCTCAGGTTTTCGGGACCTCGTTGTCGCTCCGTCTAGCGCATTTATGAGATCCCCAACTGACCCGTCACGATTAGGTATTGGAGTCGTGAAAGGAACGATTTCGCTGCTATCGCATAGCACTAGCGGCTTCTTTGGGTTCGCGTCAAAGGTCTCCGCAGCTGCCGGGCAAGGGCTTGCCACACTCTCATTCGACGCGGACTATCGAACTTGGCATCGCGATCACATTGTGACAGAAATGACAAATTTAAATAGGGAGTGGAAACGCCGCGGAGTTCAAAATGTCGGCTTCATGATTATAAGGCCCATCGGCGACATTGCTTACGGGATCGGCGGTGGGGTGTTTGGCGTTGTTGTTTCCCCCGTTCGAGGACTTCGAAGAGAAGGTCAACTAGGATTAGCGAAAGGCTTTGTACAAGGCGGCATTGGTGTGTTTATCAAGCCGGCTGTTGGGATTTTGGATGCTTTCTCTCACTTCAGCGCCTCCGTTCATGACGTTGCTAAGAGCGTCAACGTACTAGAGAAGCGATACCAGCCGGCCATCCGGCATCGACTCTCGTACACCTTCGGTTTGATTAATATCCTCACCCCATTTTCTGCCGATATCGCCCGTGCCGTGGTCTTGTTGAAATTGTTTCCCATCAAAAAGCGGCGCCGCAGTGATATTCCTTTACTCGAAACTCCCGTTCACGTGGAAGTTCTACCAAGCGTTGGGATGGAGACATTTGCAGTCGCCACGTCGCTGCGTGTAATCTTGATCAAAGTGACCAAGGACAGTGGTGGAATCTTGACTCCGTCACTGTGCTGGGAAGTTTCTTTGGTAGGGTCGGCAATAGTGTCGTCACGCGTCTCGGATCACGGGCACAACGGCATTGCATTGACGTTGACTCTCACGAAACCACCCGGTGACGAGACGGCCTCGATGGACGTACCACTCGCCGTAGTGGGAGATGCTGAACTACTAGACGAGCCACCCCAAGATGATGGTGGTGTGGAGCACCAATTGCCGAAAGGGGGTGCGTCCGGTATTGGATTCGGTGCGGGTACGGGTAAAGACTTTGACCTTGGAACCGCGCATGGTAGCGAAGGAGAACTTCTTGAATGGTACACTGTCCTTGCCGAATACCAGTACCGGCAGCAGCTGGCGAGACTGCACAATGCTATTTGTTGCTTAGTGGGAGATTTTGATGCTGTCATGCACGATCCATCACTGGGCCACAAAGGAAGCTCGGATGGTTACACGTCCTTCGGGCTGTTCCACTTCCAACCCGAGTCCGACATTCAAGAATCCCCAGCAAcgaagaaagcaaaattCATCCCACTTTTAGAGAACCTTCAGTGGGTTAGTCCGAAGACTTTCGAAAAGTATGCGGACAAGTCGCCTTTCGAACAAGAATCCGTTCTTGCAAGCCTCCGCGAAAAGCGCGATTCTCTAGAGATCGAGTCGAGTGAGGAAGAGCCAAAAGGTTGGCTAGATAGGGCCTTTGCCCGCGCCATTGATTTGCACGATTCCTCCAACAACCCAGACCTGTGGCATTTTTCTGACGCCGAAGATCATTGTGGCAGTCTTGTGCAAACAGACGAATTCGCAGACCGACTTTTGGCCGTTATCGATGAGGTGTCATCTGAGATATCCGAGAATGAGGAGGTTCCCCAGCCCCGCAAGGAACCTGTAGCGTTGGACACCGAACCTTTTGTGGAAAGCTTTGTCACCGCTCCTATGCAATCGTTTGGTGACCAACCTTCAACCGTCGACGCCTCCAAGCCTGATGATCTGGAGGCGAAACTAAAAGGGGCACGCTACCAAAGTAGAGGTGAGCCTGTGGGGGAAGTGACAAAAGAACAAGATACGAACATTGACGATAGCTTCTTTTCGCCGGATGCCGCAGTATCATCGCCACCTCAGGACGGCCTGGCGGAAATTGACTGGGTTCCAAGCTCCTCCCGAACGCCAACGACCGGTAACGACCAGTTGAGCCCAGAATCGCCAGTCTTCCCGGGAATAAGCTATGTGCGGTCCCCAGTATCGACATTGGAGCCCGACGATGCCGGGAAGATGACGGCACAAGCTCGTATGGAACGCATGGAGGCCTTAATGGAACGCTTGTTGATCTTTAGTGCTGAACAGACACTCGCATCCCGGACGTCGGCACCGCTGACTGTCAACGAGACTCCCAGTTTGGCCACCGAAGATACCGAAGTCCTACGACACGAAATTGCCCAACTCCGCAATCAATTGTCACGACAAGCGGAACACGACGAGCAAACGCAGCATGACATAGTGTCTTTGCGCGACGAAATTGCCTCGTTGAAAGCGAATTTGGATGGTCGATCGTTCCAGAATTCGACGTTAACAAGTCTTGATGAAGACGCGGAAAATGCGCTTTACGTGAACGAAGAACGAGCTgcgaaggaaagaaaaatgCCACCGTCCTCCGTGTAGACTATTTGTGTCTAATGTATTTAGCCACTGTTAATGATAGTGTAGTACAAAGTAATCTACGTTGAACTCTTGGTAGGAAATTGTTAGAGTCCACACTTTGTCGACGCTCTCTATCCCGAAGATCCGGGAGTCCCGTTGATGGACTCGTTCGAGCGAATTGACGGTCTGTCTGTCTATCAGACGACTGTACTGTACGAtttcgtcgttggattgTGGAAGCGCGCGCATCACgcgttttacagttagcccGACTTGCTTGAATCCGGCTGACTGTGGCAGGGCGGGCGCGAAGTGGTACCCAAGCCGACAAACGCGCCAGCAAGGGATCAGCGCATTCTGGTGCGGAACAAATCTCATTCCATCCTTAGCATCTCTCATATTGGACGCACACCAAACACATTGGGTAAGCGATCCTCCAGTCTCAACGGATCGACTCGTCTTGATTCGATCATGACGCCCTCCATAAAGAAACGCTCGTCCGAGGCGTCGGAACTCGACGCCGAAGCAGCAGTCCCCAAACGTCAAGCCACGGAGAAGGAGAACCAGGCCGATCCCAACGCCGGAGTAGAGGACGACGTCGCAGAAACCTTGGCTTCCCCCAAAAAGGCAATCAATGTTGTGGGTCAGCCTCCGGAAGCCGGAATCATCAAAGAAGTTTACGTGGAGAATTTCATGTGTCACCCAAAACTGCGGGTTACGCTTTGTCGGAACGTGAATTTTATTCACGGCCAGAATGGGTCGGGCAAGTCCGCCATTCTGGCCGCCATACAAATATGTCTGGGGGCGTCCGCGTCGCGCACCCACCGCGCCAGGAATCTCAAGGGACTGGTGCGGAAGGACGCTGGCCCTAACGCGACTGCCAAAGTGCGGGTGACGCTCTGGAATCAAGGCAACGACGGTTACCTGCCAGAAACCTACGGTGATTCGATTACTGTCGAGCGAACGATCTCGCTACGGGGCGGATACAACGGCTACAAACTACTGGATCACAACGGCAAGGAACGCTCGCGCAACAAGAAAGATTTGCACGAAATGTTGGACATGCTGTAAGTGTTCTAACGAAGCGACGGATGTGTCTGTACTAATGGATTCATAGGCTGACACACCCGTTTTGAAATTTATCAGAAACATTCAAGTCGAAAACCCcgttgccgtcttggacCAGGACGAAGCCAAAAAATTTCTTACCGGCAAGCCCGAAGATAAATACGCATTTTTTATGAAGGCTACCGAGCTGGAGAGGGTAGACAACGTCTATGCGAATACCATCGACCGAGTTAAGGAGCTCAACGactcgaaagaaaaaatccGGGGGAACCTCCAACACAGCGTCCAGACCGTTGAGATGCTCAAAATCAA from Phaeodactylum tricornutum CCAP 1055/1 chromosome 11, complete sequence carries:
- the SMC6 gene encoding predicted protein (SMC proteins family form heterodimers and are involved in structural maintenace of chromosomes. Highly closed to the Thalassiosira protein thaps1 139532.) — its product is MTPSIKKRSSEASELDAEAAVPKRQATEKENQADPNAGVEDDVAETLASPKKAINVVGQPPEAGIIKEVYVENFMCHPKLRVTLCRNVNFIHGQNGSGKSAILAAIQICLGASASRTHRARNLKGLVRKDAGPNATAKVRVTLWNQGNDGYLPETYGDSITVERTISLRGGYNGYKLLDHNGKERSRNKKDLHEMLDMLNIQVENPVAVLDQDEAKKFLT